The proteins below come from a single Miscanthus floridulus cultivar M001 chromosome 1, ASM1932011v1, whole genome shotgun sequence genomic window:
- the LOC136485416 gene encoding uncharacterized protein, translating into MKLHVATVASLLVLATAGAVTFDATNTASNTTGGQRFDQAVGLDYAKQVLSDASTFVWNTFNQPSPADRRPVDAVTLVVEDIGGVAFTVSSDIHLSAQYVGGYDSGDVKTEVTGVLYHEVVHVWQWGLQDYGAHPGIFEGIADYVRLKAGYAPGHWVQPGQGDSWDQGYDVTARFLDYCDSLEPGFVALLNAKLKDGYDEDYFQQILGKNVQQLWQDYKAKYGS; encoded by the exons ATGAAGCTTCACGTCGCCACGGTCGCTTCCCTCCTGGTCCTGGCGACGGCCGGCGCCGTCACGTTCGACGCGACGAACACCGCGTCTAATACCACCGGCGGCCAAAGGTTCGACCAGGCCGTTGGCCTCGACTATGCGAAGCAGGTCCTCTCTGACGCGTCCACCTTCGTCTGGAACACCTTCAACCAGCCCAGCCCCGCCGACCGCAGGCCGGTCGACGCGGTCACCCTCGTCGTCGAGGACATCGGCGGTGTGGCCTTCACCGTCAGCAGCGACATCCACCTCAGCGCTCAGTACGTCGGCGGCTACGACTCCGGCGACGTCAAGACAGAG GTGACCGGGGTGCTGTACCACGAGGTGGTGCACGTGTGGCAGTGGGGGCTGCAAGACTACGGGGCGCATCCGGGGATCTTCGAGGGCATCGCCGATTATGTGCGGCTCAAGGCAGGGTATGCACCAGGGCACTGGGTGCAGCCGGGGCAGGGAGACAGTTGGGATCAGGGGTACGACGTCACGGCAAGGTTCCTGGACTACTGTGACTCGCTCGAGCCGGGCTTCGTGGCCTTGCTCAACGCCAAGCTAAAGGACGGGTACGACGAAGACTATTTCCAGCAGATTCTGGGCAAGAACGTGCAGCAGCTGTGGCAGGATTACAAGGCTAAGTACGGGAGCTGA